A portion of the Candidatus Poribacteria bacterium genome contains these proteins:
- a CDS encoding serine hydrolase, giving the protein MKKLSSASLLLFCLTLLACGTVNLGTEQDIQTATLKNVDGAAVQGLPTAIPEAVGVSTKRLKRIRSLLQGYVNSGQLPGFLTVVARQGKIVHFETIGMQDVENNKPVEPDTIFRIYSMSKPITSVAVMMLYEEGHFQLGTPVSKFIPEFENMKVYNEDQTEVLDAKKKITIKHLLMHTAGFTYGWGKKPVDERYKELKIFDTVMDLTPSEKLANMVEKLSTIPLVHEPGEKWTYGVSTDVLGYFVEVVSGMPFEEFLQTRLFGPLGMVDTGFSVPREKQDRFAALYRPNKKNGMERIEDRGTRLANGEINFFPSGGGGLASTAADYMRFSQMLLNGGELDGVRILGKKTVELMRYPHHDNWFGLGFAVVTDEEPPNILESVGNFSWGGAAATTFWIDPEEELIGLLMTQLLNNRYSFQQQFKVLTYQALTE; this is encoded by the coding sequence TTGAAAAAATTATCGTCCGCATCTTTACTGCTTTTTTGCCTCACCCTACTCGCCTGCGGAACAGTTAACCTTGGCACCGAACAAGATATTCAGACAGCAACGTTAAAAAATGTTGATGGTGCCGCGGTCCAAGGACTCCCCACGGCGATACCAGAAGCGGTTGGTGTTTCTACCAAACGCCTAAAGCGCATCCGCTCTCTTCTGCAAGGGTACGTCAATTCAGGACAACTACCCGGATTCCTAACAGTCGTAGCGAGGCAAGGAAAAATCGTCCATTTTGAGACCATCGGCATGCAAGATGTTGAGAACAACAAACCTGTTGAACCGGATACCATCTTTCGCATTTATTCCATGTCGAAACCGATTACCAGTGTCGCTGTGATGATGCTCTATGAGGAGGGGCATTTTCAACTCGGCACACCCGTCTCCAAGTTCATCCCTGAATTTGAAAATATGAAGGTCTACAACGAAGATCAGACAGAAGTTTTGGATGCAAAGAAAAAGATAACTATCAAGCACCTCCTCATGCATACCGCCGGATTCACTTACGGGTGGGGCAAAAAACCGGTTGATGAACGCTATAAGGAACTGAAAATTTTTGATACCGTCATGGATTTGACACCGAGTGAAAAACTCGCCAATATGGTGGAAAAACTCAGCACTATCCCTCTCGTTCACGAACCGGGAGAGAAGTGGACCTACGGAGTCTCTACTGATGTACTCGGCTATTTTGTAGAGGTTGTATCCGGTATGCCGTTTGAAGAATTCCTCCAAACCCGACTCTTTGGACCCCTCGGTATGGTAGACACCGGGTTTTCAGTCCCACGAGAGAAACAGGACCGGTTCGCAGCTTTGTATAGACCTAACAAAAAAAATGGTATGGAACGAATAGAAGATAGAGGCACCCGACTCGCGAACGGTGAAATCAATTTTTTCCCGTCAGGCGGTGGCGGTCTCGCCTCAACGGCTGCAGATTATATGCGGTTTTCTCAGATGTTGCTCAACGGTGGTGAACTCGACGGTGTCCGCATATTAGGAAAGAAAACCGTTGAACTGATGCGCTATCCGCATCACGATAATTGGTTTGGACTCGGTTTCGCTGTTGTTACAGATGAGGAACCCCCTAACATTCTTGAATCCGTCGGGAACTTCAGTTGGGGCGGTGCTGCCGCAACTACTTTCTGGATTGACCCGGAGGAAGAATTGATTGGCTTGCTCATGACGCAACTTCTCAATAACCGCTACTCTTTCCAGCAACAATTTAAAGTCCTAACCTATCAGGCACTTACAGAATAA
- a CDS encoding LamG domain-containing protein yields the protein MAMHITGMKLFYSFLCLLVVFIVSTFIGAIQADAAVDENTVAVWLFEEGAGNVVKDASGNGHDGEFEGSPKWVKGKFGTGLEFPGDSSGYVVVNSTKQLELEELSIEAWVKVEESTGKWQGMVCKQQAGCGNRNYGIWVHVDQSVLHAQIGANGACAFSIDGTTDITDDKWHHLAFTFDGKMGRVYVDGELENEAPNDATFQSADPITIGVPNLNNANGLKGIIEEIRISNTARTEEEIQEAMNVGLAQILSIEPGGKLSTRWAYLKHVP from the coding sequence ATGGCTATGCATATCACTGGTATGAAGCTTTTCTATAGTTTTCTGTGTCTGTTGGTTGTATTCATAGTTTCGACCTTCATTGGTGCTATACAAGCAGATGCCGCTGTTGATGAAAATACTGTCGCCGTCTGGCTTTTTGAAGAAGGTGCCGGGAACGTCGTGAAAGACGCTTCTGGCAACGGTCATGACGGCGAATTTGAAGGCAGTCCTAAATGGGTCAAAGGGAAATTTGGAACAGGACTTGAGTTCCCAGGCGATTCCAGTGGTTACGTCGTCGTGAATTCTACCAAGCAGCTGGAGTTAGAGGAACTCAGCATTGAAGCGTGGGTCAAAGTCGAAGAGTCCACAGGTAAATGGCAAGGAATGGTTTGCAAACAACAAGCGGGCTGTGGCAATCGTAACTACGGCATCTGGGTTCATGTTGATCAGAGTGTTCTGCACGCACAGATCGGGGCGAATGGGGCATGTGCCTTTAGTATTGATGGCACGACCGATATTACAGACGATAAGTGGCATCATCTCGCCTTTACTTTTGACGGCAAGATGGGACGGGTTTACGTTGATGGCGAATTGGAGAACGAGGCACCCAACGATGCTACATTCCAGAGCGCAGACCCAATTACTATTGGCGTGCCAAATCTTAATAACGCAAACGGGTTGAAGGGTATCATTGAAGAGATACGCATCTCCAATACCGCACGCACCGAGGAAGAAATCCAAGAAGCAATGAATGTCGGGTTAGCACAAATTCTCAGCATTGAACCCGGCGGCAAACTCTCAACACGTTGGGCATATCTTAAACACGTCCCATAG
- a CDS encoding serine hydrolase codes for MTLYEGLPRAVPEDVGMSTSRLGRIAPIMQRWVDNGKIPGALTMIAREGRLVHFEKFGTQDVASAKPIEFDTIFRIYSMTKPITSIAVMMLYEEGHFQLGTPVSELIPAFKDMQVYTENGEDIVDAETEMTIKHLLTHTSGLIYGGDGEHPINQRYRDANYYRGDLAYMAQELGKIPLYCHPGSAWNYGMSTDVLGYLVEVVSGMSFAEFLETRICDPLRMSDTAFSVPDEKADRYMTLYEPAEDGGIQVIENAPVSSGPLSFFHSGGAGLQSTAADYLRFCQMLLNDGELDGERLLGRKTVELIRVNHISDEWQPLERTGCGFGLGFAVVTDVADTHSLGSLGTYSWGGLASTTFWIDPVEALIGILMTQLIGDSPFHAQFRVLTYQGIVD; via the coding sequence ATGACCTTATACGAAGGATTACCACGCGCCGTGCCTGAAGATGTCGGCATGTCAACATCGCGACTCGGACGTATTGCACCAATCATGCAACGCTGGGTTGACAATGGAAAAATCCCCGGTGCACTAACTATGATTGCTCGTGAAGGCAGGCTTGTCCATTTTGAAAAATTTGGCACCCAAGATGTAGCGTCTGCCAAACCCATAGAATTCGATACCATCTTCCGTATCTACTCAATGACAAAGCCGATTACGAGCATCGCTGTAATGATGCTCTATGAGGAGGGGCATTTTCAACTCGGCACACCTGTCTCCGAACTTATCCCCGCTTTCAAAGATATGCAGGTCTACACGGAAAACGGTGAGGATATTGTTGACGCAGAAACCGAAATGACAATAAAGCATCTGCTCACACACACCTCTGGACTTATCTATGGCGGAGACGGGGAGCATCCAATTAATCAGCGGTATAGAGACGCGAATTACTACCGCGGCGATCTCGCATACATGGCGCAAGAACTTGGAAAAATCCCACTTTATTGTCATCCGGGTAGCGCGTGGAATTACGGTATGTCTACTGACGTACTCGGCTATCTCGTAGAAGTCGTATCGGGTATGTCGTTTGCGGAATTTTTGGAAACCCGCATTTGCGATCCTTTGAGGATGAGCGATACCGCTTTCTCGGTGCCAGACGAGAAAGCCGATAGATATATGACCTTATACGAACCTGCGGAAGATGGCGGTATTCAGGTGATTGAAAACGCCCCTGTTTCAAGCGGCCCGCTAAGCTTCTTTCATTCCGGTGGTGCCGGACTACAATCAACTGCTGCCGATTATCTCCGTTTTTGTCAGATGTTACTCAACGATGGCGAACTCGACGGCGAGCGGCTCCTTGGCAGAAAAACCGTCGAACTCATCAGAGTGAATCATATCTCTGACGAGTGGCAACCGCTTGAGAGAACGGGCTGCGGTTTCGGACTCGGATTCGCTGTTGTCACGGATGTTGCTGACACGCACAGTCTCGGTTCCTTAGGTACCTACAGCTGGGGCGGCCTCGCAAGCACAACCTTCTGGATTGATCCTGTCGAAGCGTTAATCGGCATTCTGATGACGCAATTGATTGGCGACTCACCATTCCATGCCCAATTCCGAGTGCTCACGTATCAGGGAATTGTTGATTAG
- a CDS encoding ABC transporter substrate-binding protein, producing the protein MKVKGIIASAFVLAIAALAIGLTGCDEMATMMPDSKTTMPEMMEGEISIGMAVALTGPFAEPYGLPMKRGFELAQAEINAHTDANITFVTVDAQSTVAGGVAAVQQLVDGGVPAIVGIGVSTHLKEAFPVAQENGVVAFSSISAAAGLSALGDYIFRAGLATNILHPNGVRQTQQQLGYTKVAAIYDAADTYAMSSNEEIAKALQASGVEILTAETFQSGDTDFTEQLTRIMNSAPEALFISALAPEMVQIIVQAREIGIPASVRFIVPDLTADEAQKAGTAAEGAIAFTNWSSASDAPGNQAFVQNYRAKYGIEPEPWAAQSYATLYILANAINTAQSTDAAAIRDALAQTMNFSTILGDFSFDPNGEAMYAPIVLMVKDGTLHPFEATAPEMMDTGIPIGMVVSLTGKDAEPYGLPMQRGFELAREELNMLRTTPLTFVPADDHSSEEGAIAAVQHLVDQGVPAIVGIAISDYLEDAFPIAQDSGVVAFSSVSTAAGLSSIGDFVFRTGLAVDIVNPSGVTLTHEKLGYEKVALIYDAADTYSTSSNTEIKNALDAIGIEILVEETFQTGDTDVTEQLTNIMEMAPEALFISALSVELTQVIIQAGELGIPDTVQLILPDLTAKEVQDAGGAAEGAITFTGWTTLSNIHRNQDFIQKYRAKYGIEPEPWAAQSYATLYILANAIDTAQATDAAAIRDALAQTMDFPTILGNFSFDPNGEAVYDPIVLRVKDGEFQLFE; encoded by the coding sequence ATGAAAGTAAAAGGAATTATAGCCTCCGCATTTGTATTAGCAATTGCTGCTTTGGCTATCGGACTTACCGGCTGCGACGAGATGGCTACGATGATGCCTGACAGCAAAACCACAATGCCTGAAATGATGGAGGGGGAGATTTCCATCGGTATGGCGGTAGCACTGACAGGCCCCTTCGCCGAACCCTATGGGCTGCCGATGAAACGCGGCTTTGAATTGGCACAAGCAGAGATTAATGCACATACTGACGCCAACATCACATTCGTCACTGTAGACGCACAAAGCACCGTAGCGGGCGGGGTTGCAGCCGTCCAGCAATTGGTCGATGGAGGCGTGCCTGCCATCGTCGGAATTGGTGTCTCAACACATCTCAAAGAGGCGTTTCCCGTTGCACAAGAGAATGGGGTGGTCGCTTTTAGTTCGATCTCCGCCGCTGCCGGGCTCAGTGCACTCGGGGATTATATCTTCCGCGCCGGTCTCGCTACGAATATATTGCATCCCAATGGTGTGCGCCAGACGCAGCAGCAGCTCGGCTATACAAAAGTGGCGGCGATATACGATGCCGCGGATACCTACGCCATGAGTAGCAATGAGGAGATAGCCAAAGCACTTCAAGCGAGCGGTGTCGAAATTCTGACGGCGGAAACCTTCCAAAGCGGTGATACGGATTTTACGGAACAATTAACCCGTATCATGAACAGTGCACCTGAAGCACTTTTTATCTCTGCACTGGCACCGGAAATGGTGCAGATTATTGTTCAAGCGCGAGAAATCGGTATTCCTGCTTCTGTTCGTTTTATTGTTCCCGATTTGACCGCAGACGAGGCACAAAAAGCCGGAACTGCTGCCGAGGGCGCGATAGCTTTCACGAACTGGTCCAGCGCGTCTGATGCCCCCGGAAACCAAGCCTTCGTTCAAAATTACAGAGCCAAATACGGCATCGAACCCGAACCCTGGGCAGCACAGTCGTATGCGACCCTCTATATTCTCGCAAATGCTATCAATACCGCACAATCCACAGATGCCGCTGCGATTCGTGACGCACTCGCCCAGACGATGAACTTTTCGACGATCTTAGGCGATTTTTCTTTTGACCCCAACGGCGAAGCGATGTATGCCCCAATCGTCTTGATGGTCAAAGACGGTACGCTGCACCCCTTTGAAGCAACAGCACCTGAAATGATGGATACTGGGATTCCCATCGGTATGGTCGTATCCCTCACAGGAAAAGATGCCGAACCTTATGGACTTCCAATGCAGCGCGGCTTTGAATTGGCACGAGAAGAGCTTAACATGCTCAGGACTACGCCCCTCACATTCGTCCCCGCGGACGATCACAGTTCGGAGGAAGGCGCGATCGCAGCCGTCCAGCACTTGGTCGATCAAGGCGTACCTGCTATCGTCGGCATCGCTATCTCAGATTACCTTGAAGACGCGTTTCCGATTGCACAAGACAGTGGCGTGGTCGCTTTTAGTTCGGTTTCCACCGCTGCCGGTCTAAGCTCGATTGGAGATTTTGTCTTCCGCACTGGGCTCGCTGTAGACATCGTGAATCCCAGTGGCGTGACGCTCACGCACGAGAAACTCGGTTATGAAAAAGTGGCATTAATATACGATGCCGCCGATACCTACTCCACAAGCAGCAATACTGAAATAAAAAACGCGCTCGATGCCATCGGTATTGAGATTCTGGTAGAGGAAACTTTCCAAACCGGCGATACTGATGTTACGGAGCAACTCACCAATATTATGGAGATGGCACCTGAAGCCCTCTTTATCTCTGCACTGTCGGTCGAGTTGACGCAGGTTATCATTCAAGCCGGAGAACTCGGTATTCCCGACACTGTTCAACTTATTCTACCGGATTTGACTGCAAAAGAGGTCCAAGATGCCGGCGGTGCCGCTGAGGGAGCAATCACTTTTACAGGATGGACAACCCTGTCTAATATCCACAGGAACCAAGACTTCATCCAGAAGTATCGGGCAAAATACGGTATTGAACCCGAACCCTGGGCAGCACAGTCGTATGCGACCCTCTATATTCTCGCAAACGCCATTGATACTGCGCAAGCGACAGATGCCGCTGCGATTCGTGACGCACTCGCGCAGACGATGGATTTTCCAACGATTTTGGGCAATTTCTCTTTCGATCCCAATGGGGAAGCGGTCTATGATCCGATTGTCCTGAGGGTCAAAGATGGGGAATTCCAACTCTTTGAATAG
- a CDS encoding serine hydrolase: protein MAIYDGLPRAIPEDMGMSTSRLARMTPVMQGYVDNGKIPSALTMIARGGRLVHFEKFGMQDIAAAKPIEFDTVFRLYSMTKPITSIAVMMLYEEGHFQLTTPVSEFVPFFKDMKVYTKDGKDIVDAEREVTIKHLLTHTTGLIYDSNKDDHPIDQQYEDADLYGGDLANMIEKLGSIPLIHQPGSAWKYGMSTDVLGYLVQIVSRIPFATFLKTRIFDPLGMQDTGFSVRVEDADRYSKIYDYVKGSGLKRIEKVHAATGPLSFFHSGGGGLQSTAANYLRFCQMVLNDGELDGVRLLGRKTAELIKMSHVPPNWLAPERTGTGFGLGFSVITDVADTGSLGSIGTCSWGGMASTTFWIDPVEELIAILMTQVVNVDCPFHAQFRTLTYQALTE, encoded by the coding sequence ATGGCAATATATGATGGACTGCCGCGAGCAATCCCTGAAGATATGGGCATGTCAACATCGCGATTAGCGCGTATGACACCCGTCATGCAAGGCTATGTTGACAATGGGAAAATCCCTTCCGCATTGACGATGATAGCACGCGGTGGCAGGCTCGTCCATTTTGAAAAGTTTGGTATGCAGGATATCGCCGCCGCCAAACCGATAGAATTTGACACCGTCTTTCGCCTCTACTCAATGACGAAGCCGATTACGAGCATCGCTGTGATGATGCTCTACGAAGAAGGGCATTTTCAACTCACCACGCCTGTTTCCGAATTTGTGCCGTTTTTCAAAGATATGAAGGTTTACACGAAAGATGGCAAGGATATTGTAGACGCAGAACGCGAGGTGACAATAAAACATTTACTGACACATACCACTGGACTCATCTATGATAGCAATAAGGATGATCACCCGATTGATCAGCAATATGAAGATGCCGATCTCTACGGGGGTGACCTCGCGAACATGATAGAAAAACTCGGAAGTATCCCTCTTATTCACCAGCCAGGGAGCGCATGGAAGTACGGTATGTCTACCGATGTTCTCGGCTATCTTGTACAGATCGTATCGAGGATACCCTTTGCGACGTTTTTAAAAACCCGTATTTTTGATCCATTGGGTATGCAAGACACCGGTTTCTCCGTGCGTGTTGAAGATGCTGACCGATACTCAAAAATATATGATTACGTGAAGGGTAGTGGTCTTAAGCGAATTGAGAAGGTCCATGCTGCAACTGGACCCCTAAGCTTTTTCCACTCTGGTGGCGGAGGGCTACAATCGACCGCCGCGAATTATCTTCGGTTCTGCCAAATGGTACTCAACGACGGTGAACTCGATGGCGTGCGACTCTTGGGGCGAAAAACCGCCGAACTCATTAAGATGAGTCACGTTCCACCCAATTGGTTAGCCCCAGAAAGAACAGGTACCGGTTTCGGACTCGGATTCTCGGTTATTACAGATGTCGCTGACACAGGTAGTCTCGGTTCCATAGGTACTTGCAGTTGGGGCGGCATGGCAAGCACCACATTTTGGATTGACCCTGTGGAAGAGTTAATCGCCATTCTGATGACGCAAGTGGTTAATGTCGATTGTCCATTCCATGCCCAATTCCGAACTTTAACCTATCAAGCACTCACGGAATAA
- a CDS encoding ThuA domain-containing protein produces the protein MKIAVVTGEHGFQEKEFDAVFKSMNGIQFVREDLDAFVADPNQKDYDTVVFYNFHRPYPTDPQARAILGLSERGQGIVILHHAILAFPEWDVYSDMCGIHDRDFGWHPRQTLHVQVADANHPITEGLMDWEMGDETYTMKSADEDSSCLLTVDHPNSMNVLAWARAYGNSRIFCFQSGHDDVTFSNPNFREVLRRGIHWCAKTIL, from the coding sequence ATGAAAATCGCAGTTGTAACCGGCGAACACGGATTTCAAGAAAAAGAATTTGATGCCGTGTTCAAAAGTATGAATGGAATCCAATTCGTCCGTGAAGACCTTGACGCCTTTGTAGCGGACCCGAACCAGAAGGACTACGACACCGTCGTCTTTTACAACTTCCACCGTCCTTATCCTACAGATCCACAGGCCCGCGCCATCCTCGGTCTCAGCGAACGCGGACAGGGAATCGTTATCTTGCATCACGCCATTCTCGCCTTTCCCGAATGGGATGTCTATTCCGATATGTGCGGCATTCATGACCGAGACTTCGGATGGCATCCGCGGCAAACACTCCACGTACAGGTCGCTGATGCAAACCACCCGATTACCGAAGGACTGATGGATTGGGAGATGGGTGACGAAACCTATACCATGAAATCCGCAGATGAGGATAGCTCCTGTCTCTTAACCGTTGATCATCCGAACAGCATGAATGTCCTCGCTTGGGCGCGTGCGTACGGTAATTCTCGCATCTTCTGCTTCCAGAGCGGACACGACGATGTTACTTTTTCTAACCCAAACTTCCGAGAAGTGCTCCGCCGTGGCATTCACTGGTGCGCCAAAACTATTTTGTAG
- a CDS encoding Gfo/Idh/MocA family oxidoreductase, translated as MAERIKMGLVGCGGMSGAHMRAYQELWSKGLRDYEIVGACDIVSEHAEERANQAHAFQGGTKPAVYTELDEMLEKHPDLACVDICALHSVHHTLAVPALDAGKHVIIEKPFGITMRACKLMMEAADRNNKIVSVAENYRLARIQRTRSWAIAQGRIGDPRMFFWIEAGENLGKWGWRNFKMDAGGGWALDGGVHFTDLMRYILGMEAEEVYAINKAYEPYRYDNPAEREGGYAVDVEDAMIATIKFEQGVTAQWTWVGSAPGHHFRQHTVYGSEGALDWNLGLVPRGGEPISNDDLMKEFTDNLSDSEQEYYFPGGVEDTVAIELKYFADAIRSGDKPEVDAVEGMRSEAICMAVYESGWFGRPVTIAEIENCELEGYQKEINDKLAISD; from the coding sequence ATGGCAGAACGGATTAAAATGGGTTTAGTCGGTTGTGGCGGGATGTCCGGCGCGCACATGAGGGCATACCAAGAACTCTGGTCTAAAGGGTTGCGGGACTATGAAATCGTAGGGGCGTGCGACATCGTATCCGAACATGCCGAAGAACGTGCCAATCAGGCACACGCGTTTCAAGGTGGTACGAAACCGGCAGTTTATACAGAACTTGATGAGATGCTGGAGAAACACCCGGATTTGGCGTGTGTTGACATCTGCGCGCTTCACAGTGTGCATCACACGCTGGCTGTGCCTGCGCTTGATGCGGGGAAGCATGTTATTATTGAAAAACCGTTTGGCATTACGATGCGGGCATGTAAACTGATGATGGAAGCAGCGGATCGAAACAATAAGATTGTCTCTGTCGCTGAGAACTATCGTCTAGCACGCATCCAGCGGACGAGGAGTTGGGCAATTGCGCAAGGGCGTATTGGTGACCCGCGGATGTTTTTCTGGATAGAGGCTGGCGAAAACTTGGGGAAATGGGGGTGGCGCAACTTCAAGATGGATGCAGGCGGGGGTTGGGCATTAGACGGTGGTGTACATTTCACTGATCTGATGCGCTATATTCTCGGTATGGAAGCTGAAGAGGTTTACGCCATTAACAAGGCTTATGAACCCTATCGTTACGATAATCCGGCAGAAAGAGAGGGGGGGTATGCCGTTGATGTTGAAGACGCGATGATTGCTACCATCAAGTTCGAACAAGGCGTTACAGCACAGTGGACATGGGTTGGTTCGGCACCAGGGCACCACTTCCGTCAGCACACCGTTTACGGCAGTGAGGGGGCGTTGGATTGGAACCTCGGGTTAGTACCACGTGGCGGCGAACCGATTTCTAACGACGATTTGATGAAAGAATTCACAGATAACCTCAGCGATTCGGAACAGGAATACTACTTCCCCGGCGGCGTTGAAGATACCGTGGCGATTGAGTTGAAATACTTCGCCGATGCGATTCGGAGTGGCGATAAACCTGAAGTGGACGCTGTCGAAGGCATGCGTTCTGAAGCCATCTGTATGGCAGTGTACGAATCGGGATGGTTCGGCCGCCCTGTGACAATCGCAGAGATTGAAAACTGCGAATTGGAAGGCTACCAGAAGGAAATTAACGATAAACTGGCGATTAGCGATTAG
- a CDS encoding aldose 1-epimerase, giving the protein MAQTRYAVNGRIVDALESKYDVYTLHQEGKAVAEIVPALGNNCYVFKVADGEMWINLIDPPPDLATLEERPTAYGNPILFPFPNRIRNGRWQFEGETYQFDKAPESPTTIHGLLLNQPYQVDKHAADENGATLVCSLNSEHFPDVIRQYPFPFTIEITYTLKDAVLTMGISIKNTGDRNMPIGFGIHPYFSTNLTGSADASQALITVPAAKYWELDDVLVPTGKQNDVAGTLDLRNGQPFGELKLDHVFTDVKLVNDVSRCLIENKDTGHTMVMESDAIFRELVVYTPPGRDAICFEPYTCPTDAINLEARDIPAGVIVLAPNETFSGTVRFMLK; this is encoded by the coding sequence ATGGCGCAAACACGGTACGCAGTCAATGGAAGAATAGTTGATGCCCTTGAGTCAAAATACGACGTTTACACCCTACACCAAGAAGGAAAAGCCGTTGCTGAGATCGTGCCAGCACTCGGAAATAACTGCTACGTCTTTAAAGTGGCGGATGGAGAGATGTGGATTAACCTGATAGACCCACCACCTGATCTCGCTACACTGGAGGAACGTCCAACTGCTTACGGGAACCCGATTCTGTTTCCGTTTCCAAATCGAATCCGCAACGGTAGATGGCAATTTGAGGGTGAAACCTATCAGTTTGACAAAGCACCTGAGTCGCCAACAACAATCCACGGCTTGTTGCTAAATCAACCGTATCAGGTCGATAAACACGCCGCTGACGAAAACGGGGCAACGTTAGTCTGTTCGCTCAATTCCGAACATTTTCCAGATGTTATCCGTCAGTATCCGTTCCCTTTCACAATTGAGATTACCTATACCCTCAAAGACGCAGTACTAACGATGGGGATTTCCATCAAAAACACTGGTGACCGAAATATGCCAATAGGATTCGGTATCCACCCCTATTTTAGTACGAACTTAACCGGATCAGCCGATGCGTCACAAGCACTGATTACTGTCCCCGCCGCGAAGTATTGGGAATTGGACGATGTCCTCGTTCCAACCGGTAAGCAGAACGATGTCGCTGGAACGCTGGATCTACGCAACGGACAGCCGTTTGGAGAACTAAAGCTCGATCATGTCTTTACGGACGTAAAACTTGTTAATGATGTAAGTCGATGCCTTATTGAGAATAAAGACACTGGACACACCATGGTGATGGAGTCAGACGCGATATTCAGAGAACTCGTCGTCTACACACCACCCGGTAGAGATGCTATCTGTTTTGAACCTTACACGTGTCCAACGGATGCCATCAATTTAGAGGCGAGAGATATTCCGGCAGGCGTGATCGTGCTTGCACCAAATGAAACCTTCTCTGGAACCGTCCGCTTTATGTTAAAGTAG